Below is a window of Podarcis muralis chromosome 5, rPodMur119.hap1.1, whole genome shotgun sequence DNA.
ccatgcataattttatgcatCTATAGCATGTCATCAttattcaccttttctctaacTAAAAAGCCCCCATTTTCTGTAATCTTTCCTCCCAGGGGACCTGCTCCAATCTTTTGATCAGTTAGGAGTTCAGCTGGAATGTTTTAAATTCTCTGCTTGCTAATATCTAGGTGCTGCTAGAAAAAGAGAATGAGAAGAAATCATTACAAGAGTTTCACCTCCAAACAAAACAGGAGCTCACTAGTACTTGCCAGCAGCTAGATCATCTCCGTCAGGAAATAAAGAAGAACCAAGAGAGGGAGCAGGTAGGAGTAGACCAGAGCAGAAAAGCTTATGACATCTACCAAGAATCCAGCAGAAAGCTATGGAGCAAATATGAAATAAAGTATATTAACATGATAGAAAGTTGGCTCAATGAATGGATAGTTTGGACCAATTACATGGTGTGTGAAAGGTTTTCCTAGGATTATGTGCATATGGCTGATTTCAGAACTCTTGCCCAACCCAACCACATTTGATAATTCACTCGCTTCATTTTTGAAGAACTGCTTGTTGAATGTCTGTTAATTAAGGTTCAGACAGTTCCTTCATTTTTCCAAAGTTGTGACGTGTGATAGAACCAAAAGCAAGGAGATGGGTTCTAATGCTAATGCAAAATTGCATCTTATTAGCATCTATCAAATTTTGGCTTATGTTTGGTAACTAAGACATTTATGAAATCCTTACACAAAAGTTTATCCAAATGGTTTTAGACAAAACCATAAATGAAGCTACTTGCAGCTTTTTCTTGttctgccctccatttttccagtATAATTTGAGTAAGTTATATCCAAAAGCTGCCACCTTATTCTTTTTTTAGAGTTCATTTTGATGCCAGTGCAAAGATTTTATCTTTCATTGCATGCTCCTCATGAACCCTATTTCTCTTTGTAGAGTATAATCCTTAATTATGTCCTACATTTCCCCTAGATACTTGGTATGATTGTTAATATGCTATattgaaatttgcattttatgTCTGTTTCATAATTGTTCATCATCTTATTGTCATTTATTGTAATTTATTGACTGAAGTACTAGGTCTTCATCCCACAAGATTTGTGACCTGACTGCTGTGAGGTGTAGATCATTTTATCTTGTGCAGCAGTTGCTGTACATGTATTATAATTGCACATTATAAAATAGTTCTCAAACCTGAACCTTGGAAAATAACTCAACTTTTTTGGCCGGGTGGGGAGTGCAGGATACTTTGCAAGGTTTGGAAGCTAAGCTGAAGGAGGCTCAAAGTACTATAGAAGCACTAGAAAAGAAGTACAAGGAGGAGCTCAAGTCTCTCAAAGAAGAAATCAACTTTCTCCGTAAACAACGAGACTCTTTGCAAAGTCAGGTGATTTTACTTAAAACTATGTTCTAAGCAAGCTGCTTCAACAGTAGAAATGGAAATCTCTTTGTGGGGTAAAACTAAGTTATGGGAACCTTTCCCAAACCATTGTGGAAAATTACTTGAAGTACTAGGGAAACCAAAAAGCCATTATTTGAAACAGTTTTGGAAAAAATTTGATGCACTACTCCAAGAAAAGCTATGTGTTTGGTTCTGTATAAGAAGTCATAGGCATGCTAAAAATGTATTCTGTTTCACCAGAGTTCTTTCATGTAACTCAAATGGGGCAATGTCTCTATCATGCTTATAAAAAAGTCTGGCTTGGTTTATGAAGctaaccgggctcagagcggctaacagtaaaatgataaaacattataaaatcatttcattataaaattaattccaatcagattaatggcaaccattgggctagagttctgtgaggattgccaaaggaggattGCCAAAACTGCATTCTGTTAAAGTGGATGTTTGAATTGACATGAAACTGTTTCTTGAAATAAGATGCTTGTATCTGTATATTATCTCCTCATGTGTACTAAAGTAAGTGGCTACTGTAACTGCTGCATCTTTGCTGTTCTCCtgtctttttctaggtacaagaGTTGCAGTCACAACTATTGACAGAAAAAGATTCTTGCCATTTGATTAGCCAGGAGGCTCAGCAACATTTACGTGACATACAAGAATTGTCCAGACAGAAAGCATTGGAAGTTGCACACCTCCAGAAGATGGTGGAAGCAGAAAGAAAACTTCGAGAAGAGAGAGAACATCAAAACATGGAGTTACAGAATCAGAAAGAAGAGATGGAGCACAGAAACACAGAACTGCATAATATGCTGCAAAGTCAATGGGAGGAAGAACAGCATCTGAACAGAGAGCTGCAAAGCAAGCAGGAAGAAATTGAGCACCAACGTGCCACAGTTCAGGCCCTGGAAAGGGAGCAGAGCCAGTGGGAGGAGGCAAAGCGCCAGAGTTCAGAGCAGCATTCTGCACTCCAGaggcagtgggaggaggcaaaATGTCAAAATAAGCAACTGCAAAATCAGAACATAGAGCTGCGGCACCAAAAAGAGGAGGTAGAACGTCAGAATGCACAGCTGAAGGCTGTGCTCCAGAGACAGCAGGAGGAAGCGGAACATGAGAGTGTGGTGTGTCAAAACCGTTGGGAGGAGGCAGAACAACGTTATTtagagttgcagagttggaaagagaAAGTTGAACATCAGAATTCAGATTTGCAGGCCCTTCTTCATACCCAGCAAGAGGAGTTGCAATGTCGGACCAAGGAGTTGCAGGCAAAGCAGAAGGAGATGGAACAGCAGAGCACTGCTCTACAGAAGATGAGGAAAGAACGGACTCAGTGGGAGGAAATTGAACGTCAGAATTCAGATCTTAAAGTAGCATTGCATGCTTTAGAGCAGAAACACACCAGGTGAGCCCAACTCTCATAATTTGTGGGTGGACTAATTGTCTCATACAGCTATCTCACTTCCACACACCCAATGTCTAAACAGTTATGTATGTATACATAAATTTTCAGAAACTGCACTTTTGAAAGCTTCTCTTGGAGAAATACTGGGCATTAATTGTCTACTTATTTCAGATTGCCTGATGTGGAACTTTTAGCAAAAAGGGGTCCTCCTAAAatcccagctttggctgggatcAAATAGTGCCAGGCGGTTGTGTCCTTCTCACACTGCCCTGCCAGCCCTGAGCTGCTTTGCGATGCAGGGATCTGATCTGAATGATTTGCCTGGTGATTCAGATCCCAGCCTCACAAAGGAGTGCAGGGCTGACAGGGCGGTGTGAGCAGCACCCCCCAGAAAAATGCACCCAGGGCCATTGCCCCCAACCCCCCCTCCAACACTGCCCCAGCTTCCCACCCCATTTATGAAGTTTGTAACTGGAATGCCTCCTTTTCACTTAAATCCCCCTTTTTGTCCCATTACATAGAAATTATACATACAAGATATATAGTCTGCACTTGAGattatcatttgtttgttttttcataatTGCAGTGTCTTGTGCACATATGTTGGCACACTGTTTGTTTGCCATAGCCAAGTCTTTCATAAGTGTGTCGAGGAAGAGAACCAAGGTGAAAAGCCAAGTCTTGTACTTGCTTGcatagggttgggttttttttcattctgtaatAGAAGTCCTGCTTTTTTCTGGTTTCAGTTTGGCTGCATCCTTGGAGGAGAAGGAACTCGGGCTCAAGAGACTGCAAGACAGTGATAGTGCTCACCAGGGTGAAGTCACCAAATTGAATACTGCACTACAGCAAGCAGAGCAGCTGCTTGCTGAGCACAGCCGAGAAGAGCAGGAGCTCACTAGACAGGTATTACCTGAAAAAAACTCAATACAGGGTGCAattctgctttttatttctctgCCCTACTGCCAGCCCCCATCCGCTTCACATGGTGCTTCTGTTatacaccccccctcccaaacatGGCTTCCTTTCCATAACACACTGGCTTCCAAatatacattgtgtgtgtgtgtgtgtgtgtgtgtgtgtgcgcgcgcgcgcactgaACTCATGTTAATACCTGATGCCTGGTCCTTTTCACAAGCAAATTATATCCTTATCTCCTTTCTATGCAAATTATATCCAGCTTCTCTTCTTTGTTTGGTTGATTATTCACTCGGTGCTATCTTCTTTGCATTCCAATCCACCATTCCAAAATCATTGCAAGCTGTGTTGCTTTCCCCCAGATACAATCCCTCAGGGAAATTGTGCTAGAGAAGGAGGCTGCCTTGGTAGCTCATAAGGAGCAGCTCGCCCGGAACCTGGAAGAGTCCCGTGCTAGTGAGCGGTCTTTGAAGGACTCCATGAAGATGCTGGAAGGTGAAGTATCTCAGCTACGCCTGAGCCTGAGCAGCACAGAGAGTCGGGCAGTGGCATTGGCATCGGAATGTCAGCGTGCTTGTTCTGCCCGCTGGGAGGCACAGTCTCACTTGACTAAGCTACACTCGGTTCTGCAGTACATGTTGTGCAAAAGTCCCGAGGCAAAGCTGGAGCATGGAGGGAGAGGAGACAAAGCTATTCGAAGCTCATTGTTCAGTGCAAGAGGTGAGTCTAATAAGTGGACTAGTATTATGTCCTTTGTAAGTAAATTGTTGAACATGTGACAGAGCCAGAACTCTGCAATAGGGGAAGGTACCTTTTTGTATGTGCTTTGGTGCTTATTACTTATTTTCTAATATGATGTCTTGAAATGGCACACCTTTTCACGTTGATTCAACTTCAAATGGATTTGCTAAGGAGTGTCAAAATGTCCTAATGTTGCCATCTTTGCCTAAAGCTAAGATAGTGAGTGACACCTTGCTCCTTTCAATAGCAGTAGTATAAATTGCTTATTTAAGCAGTCCCTGCCAATATGTAGCACATGTCAAGCCATTGGCTGTCTCAGGTATACAGGATGGAATTGATCTTTCCTGAGATTAGTTGAGATAGCCCAGAGGAAAGAACAGGCTGCTGCTGGAGGCAGAGCTGACTGATAGCACCAAAAGTCTTGAGGCCACTTCCTTGTAGGGATGGTACAAGGTTTTGTGTAGAAGGAAAACTCAAACTGTGCCAAACAGTTCAACTCTCAGGACACAGTTGACACTGCTCTGTTATTTGATGGTTCTTCAGAGCAGTGTCAACTGTGTCCTGAGAGTTGAATCAGACACAGAAGATTGGGGTGGTGGAGACTGGCCAAGGTGTGTAGATTAGATGGGACGGCAACACTATCATTTTTCTGTGGAATATTGCTGAAAATAAGTCATAGTGACTGATACCTTGGATTCTTGTTTGTGTGACAGCACTGACATCTTGTGGACTGTGTAGATAGTGCACTGGGTATGATGGTTACCCTGTGAGGTCAAACTTTTCAAGAGCTATGAAGCTGTTGCTTCGTGGGTACTTCCACATGGAACCCctctgctgatttcttttccttctcattCCTCTTTTATCAGAATACAGGGTAGCGTGGCACCATCCCCACCTTTCCaaattttttgtttttacacCTATGGTATTCCATCCGCATCAGTAGGTGGTGCATATCTGAAAGTGCCTATCTTGTTCTTGGTGATTCTTGCCCACTATTACACCTcactgagcatgcacagaaagTATGGAGCAGGGGCTGATTTTTGTAATTGTCCAGCCACAGGAAATGTTTGACATACAGTTGTGCAATTGCCCATACATTTCGTAGTACATCTCTCTTTCTGCACCTGCAgagttgggctttttttttttttaataataactgGATGGGACTTGCACCTTGTCAACAAGCCCAGCTTATGCACAGCAGAATCGccatctctttctccttcctttcaaAGTAAAAGCAACAGATGTGGCTATTCTGGAAATAAAATGGCTCAGATGTGCCAAACTGGAACCAGGCAGAAGTGGCTATAGAGCTCACCTCAATAAATGCCATATGATGTGTCAGAAACTACATTCAAAAATGGAATAGCTTTGCTCTGAAACAGCCGCGTCTTCAGAGTTTTCGCATTTatactggacttaacagtaataCTTCGATTGTTCCAAGTTAGGGAGAAACTGCTTTAACAAGGGTGGCAGGGTAGGGGGCAGATGGACTGGAATGCATACAAGTCAAGCACAAGGTCATGTGGATCTCCCCAACCCAGAAGTGTGCTCGGGGACACTACAAATATGCAGTAAATAGGAATTCTTTGTGTCTTTTTGCTATATTTTTCTTGGAATATGCAGTGTCATACATTATTGGTACTATGTCATGCATCTCTTCCATCTCCCCACCCTTATCTTGCACTGAAGAGTTCTTGCATTACAAGAAAAAGTGGACAGTAGCAGCAGCTCCATATCTCTTGCAACATCTAGTTCTGCCTTCAGTGAAAAATAATCCTAGAATTTTCTATATCTTGCCTAACAACCCTTCAGCTAGACGCTGTTACAGAGGAGGTTTGTTTCTTCAGAACAGGATAATGGGACGGGACTGTCTTTATCTCAGCTGAAGGACCTTTCTGCTGAGCTTACAGTGGAGAGAGTGGCAGAAGCTATTCAGGACCTGCGGCAAGAACTCTGGCAGACTCGCCTAGAGCGGGTAATTGTTTCACtttcttaaaaaaatttaaatcatATCACTATCCTTTCTTGGCATCCAAGCTTAAAAGGATATAGTAAACTTTTGAAGCATAAATACATTTCCCatggattaaaataaaaataaaaagcatgtaGTTTCAGCCTTACTATTAATCCTCCATGTGGTGCCTAGGATACATTAAGTCAGCCTTGGTcaatctggtgctctccagacgttttggttacaactcccatcagtctcaaccAGCTGATGGTTGTCATCCAAAACAGAAAAACACTAGGTTACCCAAGGCTGCATTAAGCCCTATAGTAATAATTATCAGGATGTACCATTGTATTGATTTACTTTTTCGCTCGTTGTGTTTAGCAAATGAATCTCTAGCTTGCTGTTCTCTGGCATACTAACGGTTCTATGTGGCTCACTAGGAATGGAGATAAATATATGCCTTAAAAATATTATAGTTGGTTCTGTCTATCTGAATTTTCCGCTGCTGCTTCTACTAAAAAATTCTGAGCTTAGCAAAACTTGTTGCTCTGTGATTCAGCTAACATCTGTCTTTTCGATAAACTTTGCTTTTTTTAGTACAACTAGTTAACAGCTGGATATGCAGGAACTCACAATGCATTTTCCTATCAAAGTGACAAAACTGTGTCCAACAAAGACTGACGACTCTGTCTTCTAAAGCAACTAAGGCAACTGCCTAGGCCTCAATGTATTGGAATTTTGCCGTAGTGCCATTTGCTGTGGAGAGAAGATaattttaggaacataggaagctgtcatacGCGGAGTCAGACCATAGGTCTATCcagatcagtattgtctacaatgactttcaggagctctccagggtttcagatggagaAAATTCCAAGTTCTGCGCAACTTTTTACTGCTGACTTGGCCCTAAGATGCTACTGGGGGCCAAACTATATGGTACACAGTTTTATGTAACTTTCCCCTGATGctttttatgtttaattttttaagaaaagtaatTGGTAGTCCCTGTAGCCTTGAATAGAGATTTGGTGGGTGGGGAGGTAGAACAGTGTTTTTCTTAGTAGGCAGTTTTCATCTCAAAAGATTTTGGAACCTCTACCTTTTCCTGCAAAAGGAAAAGTGGTTCAAATGGGGCAATTTTTGAGATAAAAACTAGTTGGCAAAGAAAAGGTTTACAGTATACCTTATACAGAACTCCTGTGTGACATATAGTTTGGCCCAGAAAAGGGGGTTTTGTTCGTAGTCTTTGGGGGTCCCTGGTCTTTCTCCTTATTTTACTGTGCTCTTCATTGGACATGCATAGCATACATTGTACCCCTTTCTTCTCTTGCAGGATGAGATGAGAAAGAATTCAGAAAAGCTGAAGCAAGACCTCAgtgaaaaggaagcagaaagagaCCGCGTCAGTGCCAAAGCCGAAGAGCTTCAAAAGTGGCTAGATCAAAGCCAAGAAGGTATAGACTCCTCATCTTCACTATGGTGCCTCAGAAGTGTCATAAATCTCCCAGAAATAGAGATGTCTGCTCAAAAAGTGGAAATCCACAATATGAAAAACATTAGATGTCAATGAAACGTGTTGTGTCATGCATAGCAGGGGTTGGAGACAAAAAGATAGCCTTTTTATGCAGAAAGTTTTGGGTGTAATATAAGAAGGAATAAAGGGAGGTATCCAGCAGCTGTGGGACGTTAAGTTTTTCAAACCAGACATCTACAGTGTTTTTTTTAGAGAAACGGTTCCAAAATATAGTTTCCCTTGCAGGGGGAACTGTTCAAAATAGCTGCAGCTTGTTATGTTTTTTTTGTCTAGTTATGCCATTTCTATCCCACACTTCATTGCCAGGTGCTTTCAAGGTGCATTACATAGTAAAAAGCAGGTGCACACAATAAAATTGAaccaataaaacattaagcagcaTTAAAAGCATTCAAGTATGCTCACTTTAATCTATTCATTGTCATGTAAGAATATGTAAGTCTCAAAATAATGACCTCTATCTTCACTAGAAGTCTGGAGGAAGAGGTAGATCTTTCACtggtgccaaaaagaaaaaaaaatacttttcttcttacattctccatttcagaaaaaaatgtgaAAGAAGGCAGACGAGGCTCCCTAGAGTCTGCCTTGAAGGCAGAGGTCATTGCTTTCAAAGAAGAGAATGTGACTTTGCATGGGAAGGTGACTGctttggagaagactcttgagagtacaGAGAAGCAAAGAAAGGATGTAATGGTAAGGCTAGCAGGTGGTCTGCAGAGGTCCAGTTATGAAATTGGACAGGCTCATGAATATCTGATGGGGAGTGTTACTATTCTTGATGTGAGACAGCATCTATTAGGGATTTACTTTCCTTCTCTTACAGCTTTTGCAGAGCCATGCCCACTGAACCTACAGCATCCTCTATTTTTTTGATAATGCTATACTTATCTCCCACAGCCTGTTTAATGCTTCCAGCTAATTCTTTTGCATTTAACTGCAGGGACTGAACAGTTTTTGATAAGCAACTATCACTAACACAAATGAAGAAAAcccagaagaaataataataaaaatcataaaATTCAGTGAAGTGTCATAGTGCTGTAGTCTTCTGTTATTCAGAGTCTGATTTTTAATTAATGTCTTATGATAAATCAAATAGTTGTTTGCTCCTTGTGTTATTCTGTTATGGCTTAAAGTTTCTTTCCATCTGGAAGAAATATTGCATGCCCTCTTGTGAACATTTCAGAAAGTTATTCTCAAATAACTTGTCTATTATGCGAAGTGATGCCACTTCAGCAGACATTTGGTTAAAAAGAGAGGTAATCAATTCTGTTTTTATGTAAAGCTTATGTTGAAAACCATTCTATTTCCTGTTAATATATGTAGTTAACAATAAAAGCAGGGTGGTTCAGCTAACATCATGGCCAGCTTAGCACTCTGCATAAAGAGAGCAAAGAGTTGCAGTTTGCTTCTGCATTTTGAATAATTATATTTCTGTTTCAGAATGAACGAGACATGCTACAAATGGCCAAGGAAAAGCTGACATGGGAACTGGATCTTCTTCGGGAATCTGTCACAGCCTCTGAAATTCGAGCAAATGCCATGGAGAAGATGAATCAGTCCCTAGAACAAGAGCTTCAGGCAACTCTCTCCACTCTCAGAATTAAACAGGAGGAAGCAGAGactcaacaaaagagatttatgACTTTGCAGCAAGATGCAGAAGTGCGAAAAGGTTTGCAAGAAAATCTGGATTGCCTAACTGTTACTCTAGGAAAAagagatgaagaaataaaatccCTGCTACAACAAAACAGAGAACTGGAGAGGCACAGAGAAGTGCAAAAATCTGCTGTGGAACATCTCACTAAAGATCTAGAAAAGAGAGAGCAAGAAATTGAATCTCAAAACAAACAGATTAAAGACTTgggaaagcagaataaaacacagGAGGCTGCCCTAGAGAGACTGAAGATAGATCTAGAAGAGACACTCCAGAATGTGAAATCTCAACAGGACAAGATCCAAATACTAGAAGACCTGTTACAAAACCAAAGCACTATAATGGAAAACCTGAATTTGAATCTGGAGCAAAAAGTCAAAGAAATGAAAATCATGGAGGAAAAAATCCGCATTGCTGAAGAGAACGAGTCAGCACAAATTGGTGCTCTGCTGAAAGAGTTGGGTGACTTGAAAATAAGGTTGAGTGAGAAAGATTGGGAACTCGCATCTCAAAAGCAGCTACTTCAAGAACGGGAAGAACAGGGGGGGAAGCGGGAAAAGTCTCTTCACACCAGCCTAGAACACATGAAGGCCATTCTCAGGAACAAAGAAAGGGAGGTAGAATCCCAGAGGGGACAGATAACAAGATTCCAGCAGTGCGAGGCTCAGCGTGAGAACCATCTCCATGAACTGCAAGAGAAAGTAAAACAGATGACATTCATGTTGACCCAGAAAGATCAAGAGCTTGAGTCACAAAAGCAGCAGATAAAAGAGCTGGAAGGAGAAATGGAAACAGAACTAAAGGCTCTTCGTGAACTTTTGGGTAAGACGGAGGCATCCTTGAAGGAAAAGAACACGGAGTTGGTGTTTCAAATGAAACATGAAGAAGAACTGAAAAGGCAGTTAGGAGTTCTGCTTGGAGACGTCCAGCACAGTGCAGCAGTATTAAAGGAGAGAGATGGTAGTGCAGAGTTTCAGAAAGAGCAAATGCAGCAGCTGAAGCAAGAAGAGCTGCAAGAAACAACTATTGATATGTTAGAGCAACTCAGGGTTTTGCTAAAGGAGAGAATGCAAGAAATTGAGTCCCTGAAAGAGCAGCAAGAAGAAcacaaggaggagaaagaaaggctTGTGAGAGAAATGCAGACAAATCTTGAATTAGCAGAGCATGCTCAGAGAAATGGTGAGAGGCAGCTGGAGTCCTGCAAGGAGGAGAATTGCCAGCTTAAGCAACAAACgcaaaaagcagcagcacacaCTAAATCTCTATTGGAGAAACTGGAGTTGAACAGATCTTCTCTTCAAGATAGAGACAAGGAGATAGAATCTTTACAAGGGCACATAAAAGAACTCTTGA
It encodes the following:
- the CEP250 gene encoding centrosome-associated protein CEP250 isoform X7 → MVDGQKEEQQHQLERMLREREYIQEDRNALEGKHSLLKSELVTMKEALEKSHLDGELVKQEKHELATALEQAEQSFAKLTGAHNKLKAETAHLHDAVAKMSALNEALALDKVSLNQLLLKMEQEKQALLDKVDHLERLRTSSQKQLNLMARTNEELSADKTRLQQLLHKAEGMQESLQEELRVLRDEQKETSEKLSQAHHQHETSSTDLEHAHQESSRLGEVLAKTSKEKESLMREKAALEVRLGVVERERWSFSEQVAEYRSTKDLLESSLLQAQLQVSDLEVTKGQLEMKIQAINQAKEVIQGEVRCLCTELEAEKSKFKQEKEETAQQLLQAEQKYQEMLDHCQIVHKEEVNTLRQELEGERERHRLELEQVLERLVKEKEENESVYERKLLELQQEVIAVKTHMEDELIKAENAKQEVLLEKENEKKSLQEFHLQTKQELTSTCQQLDHLRQEIKKNQEREQDTLQGLEAKLKEAQSTIEALEKKYKEELKSLKEEINFLRKQRDSLQSQVQELQSQLLTEKDSCHLISQEAQQHLRDIQELSRQKALEVAHLQKMVEAERKLREEREHQNMELQNQKEEMEHRNTELHNMLQSQWEEEQHLNRELQSKQEEIEHQRATVQALEREQSQWEEAKRQSSEQHSALQRQWEEAKCQNKQLQNQNIELRHQKEEVERQNAQLKAVLQRQQEEAEHESVVCQNRWEEAEQRYLELQSWKEKVEHQNSDLQALLHTQQEELQCRTKELQAKQKEMEQQSTALQKMRKERTQWEEIERQNSDLKVALHALEQKHTSLAASLEEKELGLKRLQDSDSAHQGEVTKLNTALQQAEQLLAEHSREEQELTRQIQSLREIVLEKEAALVAHKEQLARNLEESRASERSLKDSMKMLEGEVSQLRLSLSSTESRAVALASECQRACSARWEAQSHLTKLHSVLQYMLCKSPEAKLEHGGRGDKAIRSSLFSAREQDNGTGLSLSQLKDLSAELTVERVAEAIQDLRQELWQTRLERDEMRKNSEKLKQDLSEKEAERDRVSAKAEELQKWLDQSQEEKNVKEGRRGSLESALKAEVIAFKEENVTLHGKVTALEKTLESTEKQRKDVMNERDMLQMAKEKLTWELDLLRESVTASEIRANAMEKMNQSLEQELQATLSTLRIKQEEAETQQKRFMTLQQDAEVRKGLQENLDCLTVTLGKRDEEIKSLLQQNRELERHREVQKSAVEHLTKDLEKREQEIESQNKQIKDLGKQNKTQEAALERLKIDLEETLQNVKSQQDKIQILEDLLQNQSTIMENLNLNLEQKVKEMKIMEEKIRIAEENESAQIGALLKELGDLKIRLSEKDWELASQKQLLQEREEQGGKREKSLHTSLEHMKAILRNKEREVESQRGQITRFQQCEAQRENHLHELQEKVKQMTFMLTQKDQELESQKQQIKELEGEMETELKALRELLGKTEASLKEKNTELVFQMKHEEELKRQLGVLLGDVQHSAAVLKERDGSAEFQKEQMQQLKQEELQETTIDMLEQLRVLLKERMQEIESLKEQQEEHKEEKERLVREMQTNLELAEHAQRNGERQLESCKEENCQLKQQTQKAAAHTKSLLEKLELNRSSLQDRDKEIESLQGHIKELLRQKELEQKSIASLKQELDKMKQLMSEKEDELHKQAEQISTYQVKVEVTLAELQVCQNRASHLEEVIKQREEECERDHQKLQHQHKQLKEDEKEDLLEGQKEREKEKRTQDERVQRLMKDEMKELLENIQHLQHALKKKDEEAEWQRENVKQLEERVRVKEKELLTCSEQLKEIVSALKSEEKGDCNLQSYIQKILMWKEEEAAKNKSLQEKDQQLQRQNEKIQHLEDEKRVKRQEFDRLTAVLKQTESEEIEWRERAQKLGLSLAQSEEALRALREEMAIVQSMVSERDKDRLHLQEQLDTAFRALEEEKLVTKALAGDASLLPKENDMPEVRQKEAGKAVRKEGELTWIAERRLLCKRLQLLQQAVARLENDKHGLKQHNMQLRGALEQVERERRRLKRSHGDLSLSSGLSQADSGTQKVPSLAKEEIQVLHKQLEELQKQVSVLHKQLSLERKQKQDYVDCCAKTSQELSCLHQELSDSLAAVAKEPEAAVLELETRKLDETLNHSLAVGWDGFFSGKQPINSTPKTVQKTSR